In Nonlabens agnitus, the DNA window CTCGCTAGATTGCTTGCTGGTTACGTACACAATCCCAATGTGGTAGGTGCAACGGTACTTAGTCTAGGGTGTCAAAACCTTCAAATAGAAGTTTTTGAAAATGCCTTGAAAGCCATTAGTCCCAACAACAAGAAACCTATTTTGATGTATGAGCAACAAAAGATGGGAACAGTGGATGATATGCTTAATAGCATTATAAAGAGTTCATTTGAGGCCATCAAAGAAGCCAATACATTGGAACGCAAACCAGCACCGCTGTCAAAACTTAAATTAGGATTAGAGTGTGGTGGATCAGATGGATTTTCTGGTATTTCTGCTAATCCAACATTAGGTTATACATCAGATATGCTTGTGGCATTAGGTGGTACCGCAATATTATCAGAGTTTCCAGAATTGTGTGGAGTAGAGCAGGAACTGGTCAATCGATGTGAGACAGAAGAATCTGCCAATAAGTTCCTAGACTTAATGAAGGCATTTGAAAAATCTGTGGTAGATGCTGGTTCTGGTTTTGATATGAACCCGTCACCTGGAAACATCAAGGATGGATTGATCACAGACGCCATGAAGTCTGCAGGTGCTGCAAAAAAAGGCGGAACATCACCGGTAGTGGATGTTTTGGATTATGGTGAATACGTGACTAAACCAGGTTTGAATCTGTTATGTACACCAGGTAATGATGTAGAAAGCACTACGGCGATGGTAGGTGCAGGAGCAAATATTGTTTTGTTCACCACCGGATTAGGAACTCCAACAGGAAACCCAATTGCTCCTATTGTAAAGGTGTCCTCGAATTCAGAATTAGCTCGTAAAATGAGCGACATCATCGACATTGATACCGGTGGTATTATTACGGGAGAAAAAACAATCGAAGAAATGGCAGAGGAAACTCTCAATACCATCATAGAAATTGCTTCAGGTAAGGTGCCTTCCAAAGCAAATCTTTTAAATCAAAATGATTTCATTCCGTGGAAACGTGGTGTTTCGCTTTAAGCGAAATATATCTTATAAAATTCTGTGTTCAGATTAATATCTAGTGGAAGATTTTCTAATTATTAGTTCGGGTTGAAGGACAATTTTTTTCTGAACCTTTAATTTCTTCTTAATACTTACTTCTTCTAAAAATGCTTGAGCTGTAAGTCGCCCCATTTCAATTGGTGATTGATCGACTGATGAGATAGATAAGTCCATGAATCTAGTAAATGGCTCATTACTGAATCCTACAACACAAATATCTTGTGGAATCCTCAACCCATGAGCTTTGATTTCTTGAATAGCACCTAAGGCTGTAAAATCACTAGAAGAGAAGATTCCGTCAGGTCTATTCTGCATTTCTAGAAAGGTCTTAGTTATTCTTTTTCCCTCATCAATCTTACTTGCAGATTCTACGACTAGACTTTCATCAAATTCTAACCCATGATCCAGAATAGCCTGTTTGTAACCTGCATAACGATCTTTGAATATTTCAAAGGACCGGTCATTAGATAAATGTGCGATTTTTTTACAGCCCTGATCAATTAAATGCTTTGTAGCGGTATAAGCACCATTGAAGTCGTCTATAGTTACGGAGCTTATTCCGTCCATTTCTCTTTTTCTATCGAAAAATATTAAAGGAACCTGTTTTTGCAGTAGGCTGTCAAAGACCTCTATGTTTGTCTTTGCATTACTTATAGACATTAAAACACCATCTACTTGAGCGTTTAGCAGAGAGTTAATATTGCTGGTTTCTAGTATTTCCTGATTGTGGGTTTGACATATGATCACATGATACCCTTTAGGATATAATTCCTCTTCAATCCCTCTAATAACTGAAGCAAAAAAATTACTATCCACTCTGGGTACAATCACTCCAACATTAAAGCTTTTACCGCTTTTAAGAGCGCGAGCAAGCGTGTTTTGCTCATAGTTCATTTCTAGAGCAGTTTGCTTTACAAGCTTTCGAGTGTTTTCACTTATTTTTTTGTTGTTGTTTAGTGCCCTTGATACAGTGGCTGCGGTAAGATTGAGTTTTGCCGCTATATCGTAAATAGTCGTTTTTTTCTTCATCAATGGTAAGGAGGTAGTCGGTAAAAATACGAAACTTTAATATGGAATAAATATGTCGTGTACTCGCGGTATTAGTGCGAGGAGCTTTACAATATAATATGATTTTAGATTGACTAATTTAATGTAATCGATTACCTTCGATACAAGGATAGATTCCAATTTTAAAAAATATGAAGAGATTTAAAAGTGTCTTGAAAATAATGTCATTGTGCTTAATCGCCTTCACAATGATCACTTGTAGTACTGATGATTCAGAAAGCATGTCTGAGGAAACTGAGATCAAGATTGAAACATTGGTAATCTATGGAGGAAATATAACAGATGGTGGCACCAACCAGCTGTCTGTAGGCTTTATTCCTAGCAATGCTAGCAATAAAACAGTCACTTGGAGCAGCTCGGACCCTCAAATCGCCACTATTTCTGAAACAGGTGTTCTTAGCGCGGTGTCAAATGGTAACGTCACCATCACGGTAACAGCTCAGGATGGCTCAAATGTGTCCGGAAGCAAAACATTTACGATCTCAGGTGTTGCTCAAGCAATTGAGGGCACGATCGTTCAAACCTCTCAAGAAATCATCAATGCGCTTGCTAACGCAACGCCTGGTGAAGAAATATACGTACGTGGTGGGACTTATACTTTTAGTTCACCTATCAGAATCACAAAAAATGGAACCAGTACCAATCCTATTATATTTTATGCCTATCCATTAGATAGTGAAAGGCCTAAGTTTGATTTTTCCGCTATGAGCGAAAACTCGTCCAATAGAGGCATTGAGTTATCTGCAGACTTTTGGCATGTCAAAGGCATTGATGTCTATGCCGCAGGAGACAACGGAATACATATTACTGGAGACAGCAACATCATTGAATTTTGCACATTTAGCGAGAATGCGGATACAGGATTACAACTTGACAATGGTGCCAGCAATAATTTTATTTTGAACTGCGACTCGTATTTTAATGCAGATTCAACCCTAGAAAACGCAGATGGTTTTGCTTGTAAGCTCGATGCAGGAACAGGCAATAAATTCAAAGGTTGTAGAGCCTGGCAAAATCTTGATGACGGTTGGGATGGTTATTTACGCAATACCGATAATATAACCACAACACATGAAGATTGCTGGTCCATCAACAACGGCAGGTTGCAAGATGGTAGTGTCGGTGCTGGTGATGGAAACGGCTTTAAAACTGGCGGTAGTGATGACAAGCAACTTAGACATAATGCTATCTACAAAAACTGTGTAGCGGTAGGAAATACTCAGGACGGTTTTGATCACAATAGCAACCGAGGAAACATAGAGATCTACAATAGTTCAGCTTACGATAATCGAAGAAACTTCAGTTTCAGTACTACTAATATTGCGGCATCCTTGTTAATCAAGAACTCCTTATCATTTGACGGTACTAACTCAGATAGCTACAACGCCACACAAACGGACATCACTAACAATGGATGGCAAAATGGACTAGTAACTAACGACCAAGACTTCAAAAACTTAGACATCAGCTTATTGTTGTCAGCTAGAGATGCAGAGGGTAATTTGCCCAAAGTAGACGCCTTGAGACTTATTGCTGGCAGTGATTTGATCGATAAAGGAGTTGATGTAGGTCTACCGTTCAATGGACCTGCACCTGATATAGGTGCTTTTGAATTTGAATAGTTTAGCGCTATTCAGTTTTGATTTCAAAAACGTTATTCAAAAAGGCAATAGTGTATTCCAAAGTTGATTGGAACCAAGGCTCTACCAACCAGAAGGAATGAGGAGTTCCTGGAATGGTATATTGCTCGTAATAGATGTTGTTCTGCTTCAAATAAGCAATCATTTCATCACGACCAGCGTGAAATCGCGGCTGAGTACTATTTATGAATAACGTAGGAGGTGACTCGGGAGACAGGTATTCTAGAGGAGAAGCTTCTTTCCAATTTCGGAAATTATCTTCTTTAGAGCCATTGAGCCATATTCCTGCCATCTTACCTTCTGCAGCGGCTTCTGGATGGATAAAAGACACAATCCCATCAATATTCACGATAGCCTGCACGTTATCTGAAACCTTTGGATTTACTTCGTAAATATTGGAGTCTGCAGTTTCTCCAACCAGTGTGGCCAGTTGCGCACCCGCTGAAGCACCAAGGATAGCGATACGATCAGGATCAATATTATATTTTCTAGCATTCTTTCTGCTCCATTTGATTGCATCTTTTATGTCAAGCACAGCAGCAGGATAGGGAGCTTCAAGCCCTAAACGGTAAGCAACGGTGATCGCAACAAATCCATTTTGAGATAGATGCTGCGCCATCGCTCGTTGGTTTTCCTTGCTTCCCGTGAGCCAGCCGCCACCGTGAACTAAAATGACGGCAGGAAATCGGTCTTTTGAAGTTTTTTGAGGACGATAGATATCGAGTTTTAATTTATTTCCACCTGCCTTTTTATAGGTCTTATTTTCCTTACTTCGTAAAAGAGTACCATCGATGGATTTGATAGGCTTTATGAACGGATGGTCTTTTTTTAGTTTTTGGAAAGTGGATTCGGCAGAATAGGGCTTGAATTCTGGCTCTTGCTGTTGACCGTTGGCTATAGTCCCCAGCAATAGATTTGATACAGTTAAACAATAAAATAGGATCTTCATTAAATCTTCTAATTATTGCCCTGAGTTAAAGATCGATGGAGCCAA includes these proteins:
- a CDS encoding LacI family DNA-binding transcriptional regulator, with amino-acid sequence MKKKTTIYDIAAKLNLTAATVSRALNNNKKISENTRKLVKQTALEMNYEQNTLARALKSGKSFNVGVIVPRVDSNFFASVIRGIEEELYPKGYHVIICQTHNQEILETSNINSLLNAQVDGVLMSISNAKTNIEVFDSLLQKQVPLIFFDRKREMDGISSVTIDDFNGAYTATKHLIDQGCKKIAHLSNDRSFEIFKDRYAGYKQAILDHGLEFDESLVVESASKIDEGKRITKTFLEMQNRPDGIFSSSDFTALGAIQEIKAHGLRIPQDICVVGFSNEPFTRFMDLSISSVDQSPIEMGRLTAQAFLEEVSIKKKLKVQKKIVLQPELIIRKSSTRY
- a CDS encoding alpha/beta hydrolase gives rise to the protein MKILFYCLTVSNLLLGTIANGQQQEPEFKPYSAESTFQKLKKDHPFIKPIKSIDGTLLRSKENKTYKKAGGNKLKLDIYRPQKTSKDRFPAVILVHGGGWLTGSKENQRAMAQHLSQNGFVAITVAYRLGLEAPYPAAVLDIKDAIKWSRKNARKYNIDPDRIAILGASAGAQLATLVGETADSNIYEVNPKVSDNVQAIVNIDGIVSFIHPEAAAEGKMAGIWLNGSKEDNFRNWKEASPLEYLSPESPPTLFINSTQPRFHAGRDEMIAYLKQNNIYYEQYTIPGTPHSFWLVEPWFQSTLEYTIAFLNNVFEIKTE
- a CDS encoding Ig-like domain-containing protein, whose amino-acid sequence is MSLCLIAFTMITCSTDDSESMSEETEIKIETLVIYGGNITDGGTNQLSVGFIPSNASNKTVTWSSSDPQIATISETGVLSAVSNGNVTITVTAQDGSNVSGSKTFTISGVAQAIEGTIVQTSQEIINALANATPGEEIYVRGGTYTFSSPIRITKNGTSTNPIIFYAYPLDSERPKFDFSAMSENSSNRGIELSADFWHVKGIDVYAAGDNGIHITGDSNIIEFCTFSENADTGLQLDNGASNNFILNCDSYFNADSTLENADGFACKLDAGTGNKFKGCRAWQNLDDGWDGYLRNTDNITTTHEDCWSINNGRLQDGSVGAGDGNGFKTGGSDDKQLRHNAIYKNCVAVGNTQDGFDHNSNRGNIEIYNSSAYDNRRNFSFSTTNIAASLLIKNSLSFDGTNSDSYNATQTDITNNGWQNGLVTNDQDFKNLDISLLLSARDAEGNLPKVDALRLIAGSDLIDKGVDVGLPFNGPAPDIGAFEFE
- a CDS encoding UxaA family hydrolase, whose translation is MQKKLIKVHPEDNVAVALVNILAGDLISFEDQSIVAVTNVKAKHKISLVDLDEGDDIFMYGVLVGKASSPIKRGAVLTIENVKHQSAEVSQKTATLGWNPPNVEQWKDRTFMGYHREDGQVGTANVWLFFPLVFCENRNIETLKEVFEKELLTQPKNNYRNLLRSLVQNGGDTETVEVDEPERVFKNVDVKFITHPGGCGGIRQDSESLARLLAGYVHNPNVVGATVLSLGCQNLQIEVFENALKAISPNNKKPILMYEQQKMGTVDDMLNSIIKSSFEAIKEANTLERKPAPLSKLKLGLECGGSDGFSGISANPTLGYTSDMLVALGGTAILSEFPELCGVEQELVNRCETEESANKFLDLMKAFEKSVVDAGSGFDMNPSPGNIKDGLITDAMKSAGAAKKGGTSPVVDVLDYGEYVTKPGLNLLCTPGNDVESTTAMVGAGANIVLFTTGLGTPTGNPIAPIVKVSSNSELARKMSDIIDIDTGGIITGEKTIEEMAEETLNTIIEIASGKVPSKANLLNQNDFIPWKRGVSL